The Halococcus sediminicola genome has a segment encoding these proteins:
- a CDS encoding HemK2/MTQ2 family protein methyltransferase: MGLDERREREKVYQPAEDSHLLATAARDEVAPADRALDVGTGSGYVATAMAETGATVYGVDPNPHACRQARESGIRVVQGNLTDPFGDGVFDLVTFNPPYLPTTPDEAVGDWMEVALAGGESGRAVIEPFLAGVGRVIAPSGRVLMLVSSLSDFDTVVDLANEAGFVAATVAEDSFPFETLSILRLDRE; encoded by the coding sequence GTGGGGCTTGACGAGCGCCGCGAGCGCGAGAAGGTCTATCAGCCCGCCGAGGACTCGCACCTGTTGGCGACGGCCGCCCGCGACGAGGTCGCCCCCGCCGACCGCGCGCTCGACGTCGGGACTGGATCGGGCTACGTCGCGACCGCGATGGCCGAGACCGGTGCGACGGTCTACGGCGTCGACCCGAACCCACACGCCTGCCGGCAGGCCCGCGAGAGCGGTATCCGGGTCGTGCAGGGAAACCTCACCGACCCCTTCGGAGACGGCGTGTTCGACCTCGTGACGTTCAACCCGCCGTATCTGCCGACCACGCCCGACGAAGCGGTGGGCGACTGGATGGAGGTGGCGCTCGCGGGTGGCGAGAGCGGGCGCGCGGTGATCGAGCCGTTCCTCGCCGGCGTCGGGCGCGTGATCGCGCCGAGCGGTCGAGTACTCATGCTCGTGAGCAGCCTGAGTGATTTCGACACCGTCGTCGATCTGGCGAACGAGGCCGGCTTCGTCGCGGCGACCGTCGCCGAGGACTCGTTCCCGTTCGAGACGCTCTCGATCCTCCGTCTCGATCGCGAGTGA